A genomic segment from Polyangium mundeleinium encodes:
- a CDS encoding M14 family metallopeptidase, whose amino-acid sequence MSKDLGEARAQLEAMSVGFRARYVTYDELTRQVRAWAEGFPEIVRLQSLGKTLEGRDIWLLAIGRDPDGDGPAAWVDGNMHAVELAGSSVALAIAEDVIRNLVCPTEALHDLPAHLGALLRQDVVFYVLPRMCPDGAESVLCTGGYVRSNPRDDRLGRGAPFWKIGDVDGDGLALSMRRLDPAGDFVGSPEDPDLMLPRRIEDEGPFYAVYPEGTIEHWDGFLIPAPDYLSDNAVDMNRNFPYGWAPEPHQKGAGAYATSEPESRAVVAFTSKHPNIFAWVNLHCFGGVYIRPSGEKPDSRMDPTDLTLYRTLAQWAEDVTGYPMVSGFEEFLYEPDKPLCGDLSAYAYTQRGAVSMVCELWDFWKQVGLPVLRPFVWNYERRTREDTLRMAAWDREHNQKRIIGAWRPFVHPQLGPSRSAGTIRAWASGTRRWIGSASSANGSHAFSCASLRFRPDRGSWTRGPRGSKVISGRSRPSSRTSASCPRSCSRRRRTCPGTTWCARRSRSVRA is encoded by the coding sequence ATGTCGAAGGATCTGGGCGAGGCGCGGGCGCAGCTCGAAGCGATGTCGGTGGGGTTTCGCGCGAGGTACGTGACGTACGACGAGCTCACGCGGCAGGTGCGGGCCTGGGCGGAAGGGTTTCCGGAGATCGTGCGGCTCCAGAGCCTCGGCAAGACGCTGGAGGGGCGCGACATCTGGCTGCTCGCGATCGGGCGTGATCCGGACGGCGATGGGCCGGCCGCGTGGGTGGACGGCAACATGCACGCGGTCGAGCTCGCCGGGTCGAGCGTGGCCCTCGCCATCGCCGAAGACGTGATCCGGAACCTGGTTTGTCCGACCGAAGCCTTGCACGATCTGCCCGCGCACCTGGGGGCGCTCTTGCGGCAGGACGTGGTGTTTTACGTGCTGCCGCGCATGTGCCCGGACGGCGCGGAGAGCGTGCTCTGCACGGGCGGTTATGTGCGATCGAACCCGCGCGACGATCGGCTCGGCCGGGGCGCGCCGTTCTGGAAGATCGGGGACGTCGACGGCGACGGGCTCGCGCTCTCGATGCGGCGGCTCGATCCGGCCGGGGATTTCGTCGGTTCGCCGGAGGATCCGGACCTCATGCTCCCGCGCCGCATCGAGGACGAGGGGCCGTTTTACGCGGTCTATCCCGAGGGCACGATCGAGCACTGGGACGGTTTTTTGATCCCGGCGCCGGACTACCTCTCGGACAACGCGGTCGACATGAACCGCAACTTTCCCTACGGCTGGGCGCCGGAGCCGCACCAGAAGGGCGCGGGCGCGTACGCCACGAGTGAGCCCGAGTCGCGCGCGGTCGTCGCGTTCACCTCGAAGCACCCGAACATCTTCGCGTGGGTGAACCTGCACTGCTTCGGCGGCGTGTACATCCGTCCGTCGGGGGAGAAGCCCGATAGCCGCATGGATCCCACGGATCTCACGCTCTACCGGACGCTCGCGCAGTGGGCCGAGGACGTCACCGGCTACCCCATGGTGAGCGGCTTCGAGGAGTTCCTCTACGAACCCGACAAGCCCCTCTGCGGTGACCTCAGCGCCTACGCCTACACGCAGCGCGGCGCGGTCTCGATGGTGTGCGAGTTGTGGGACTTCTGGAAGCAGGTCGGTCTGCCCGTGCTTCGCCCGTTCGTCTGGAACTACGAGCGGCGCACGCGGGAGGACACGCTTCGCATGGCCGCGTGGGATCGGGAGCACAACCAGAAGCGGATCATCGGCGCGTGGCGGCCGTTCGTGCACCCGCAGCTCGGGCCGTCGAGATCGGCGGGCACGATCCGCGCGTGGGCATCTGGAACCCGCCGCTGGATCGGCTCGGCGAGCTCTGCGAACGGCAGTCACGCTTTTTCCTGCGCCTCGCTTCGCTTTCGCCCCGACCGCGGCTCGTGGACGCGCGGGCCACGCGGATCGAAGGTGATCTCTGGGAGATCTCGGCCGTCGTCGAGAACCTCGGCTTCCTGCCCACGTTCGTGCTCTCGTCGGCGAAGAACCTGCCCTGGAACGACGTGGTGCGCGCGCAGATCTCGGTCGGTGAGGGCGTGA
- a CDS encoding GbsR/MarR family transcriptional regulator has product MSERETPRQDDGHEAELIAAEAIGDVIEHWGFRRVLGRVWTILFIAAEPLPAAVIGERLSLSAGAVSMSLTELQRWGVVRRVFKPGERKEYFEAETDFWKMISKVFDERERLLAESVRARLERAVTMLEARPRLPGAEQRADRVRRLLSFVIVAETALDGFIRSRRVDFSPFGDLIRFPLRVATRKRKA; this is encoded by the coding sequence ATGTCCGAACGTGAGACCCCGAGACAGGACGACGGCCACGAGGCCGAGCTCATCGCAGCCGAGGCGATCGGCGACGTGATCGAGCACTGGGGGTTTCGGCGTGTCCTCGGGCGTGTGTGGACGATCTTGTTCATCGCGGCGGAGCCCTTGCCCGCGGCCGTCATCGGCGAGCGGCTGAGCCTGTCGGCCGGGGCGGTGAGCATGTCGCTCACCGAGCTCCAGCGCTGGGGCGTGGTCCGCCGCGTGTTCAAGCCGGGCGAGCGCAAGGAGTACTTCGAGGCCGAGACGGACTTCTGGAAGATGATCTCGAAGGTCTTCGACGAGCGCGAGCGGCTGCTCGCCGAGTCGGTGCGTGCGCGGCTCGAACGCGCGGTCACCATGCTCGAAGCTCGCCCGCGCCTGCCGGGCGCCGAGCAACGCGCCGATCGGGTGCGCCGGCTGCTCTCCTTCGTCATCGTCGCGGAGACCGCGCTCGACGGCTTCATCCGATCGCGCCGTGTGGACTTCTCGCCTTTCGGCGACCTCATCCGTTTTCCGCTTCGCGTGGCGACACGCAAGCGCAAGGCCTAG
- a CDS encoding FTR1 family protein, which produces MIVIFARLRSLVALLAAALVLVTAPLARADYGDPPEVEAQRLVHVLGYVGADYGGAVDHGAITNQGEYDEQLSLLDDGAKIAGRIQPALPADAPRVDLPSLVGKVRTLVDKKAPASEVTAATLDARTAILGAFRLAEAPAAAPNAERGRAIFQKHCTECHGEQGRGDTPKAATLNPRPANFWDPDVADGMTPFRVASTVRFGVQGTAMVPFSQLSEAERWDVAFYVVSLRHTEAPADGSPTYALGELATRPDASLREELLSAGIPQDRVSATLADLRKRAPYEDRAARSPLALARAKLDRARVALQRGDREGAKGQIIDSYLEGVEPVEAQLKSMDAGVVARIEDHYMGLRAALDRGETPAELNASISRTLAELTAAESRLKEGAKRTSFVSTAISSGGIVVREGVEAALLVAALLGLAAQAGHADKKRYVHAGWAVAIVLGMLTFLLSLRLVTISGAKRELIEGITALLATAVLFYVSYSLLAKREVQRWMRFLKEHISPRKAALSLFGVSFLAAYREAFETVLFYQALLASDASSLAAVVGAAVGAVVLVIIVSAYTRAGRFAPPQVFFRISSYLLYGLAVVFIGQGLSALQMAGVVPAHRVGLPSVPVVGFYPTLETITAQLILLALAVGAYVWNKRSPAAGPPPRGATPAPAKG; this is translated from the coding sequence ATGATTGTCATCTTCGCCCGTCTCCGGTCGCTCGTGGCGCTGCTCGCGGCGGCGCTGGTGCTCGTGACCGCGCCCCTCGCGAGGGCGGACTACGGCGATCCGCCCGAGGTCGAAGCGCAGCGCCTCGTGCACGTGCTCGGCTACGTGGGCGCGGACTACGGCGGGGCCGTGGACCACGGCGCGATCACGAACCAGGGCGAGTACGACGAGCAGCTCTCGCTCCTCGACGACGGTGCGAAGATCGCCGGGAGGATCCAGCCCGCGCTGCCCGCTGACGCGCCGCGCGTGGATCTGCCTTCGCTCGTCGGCAAGGTGCGCACGCTCGTCGACAAGAAGGCGCCCGCGAGCGAGGTGACGGCAGCGACGCTCGATGCGCGCACGGCGATCCTCGGCGCGTTTCGTCTCGCAGAGGCGCCCGCGGCGGCCCCGAACGCCGAGCGAGGCCGTGCGATCTTTCAGAAGCACTGCACCGAGTGTCATGGCGAGCAAGGCCGCGGCGACACGCCGAAGGCCGCGACGCTGAACCCGCGGCCCGCGAACTTCTGGGATCCGGACGTGGCGGACGGCATGACGCCCTTCCGCGTCGCGAGCACGGTGCGCTTCGGCGTGCAGGGCACCGCGATGGTGCCGTTTTCGCAGCTCAGCGAGGCCGAGCGGTGGGACGTCGCGTTTTATGTCGTCTCGCTGCGCCACACGGAGGCGCCCGCGGACGGATCGCCGACGTACGCGCTCGGGGAGCTCGCGACCCGCCCGGATGCGTCGCTGCGCGAGGAGCTGCTCTCCGCGGGTATCCCGCAGGATCGTGTGTCCGCGACGCTCGCGGACCTTCGCAAGCGCGCGCCGTACGAGGATCGCGCGGCCCGCTCGCCGCTCGCGCTCGCGCGGGCGAAGCTCGATCGGGCGCGCGTCGCGCTGCAGCGCGGCGATCGCGAGGGCGCGAAGGGGCAGATCATCGACAGCTACCTCGAAGGCGTCGAGCCGGTCGAGGCGCAGCTCAAGTCGATGGACGCCGGCGTCGTGGCGCGGATCGAGGATCACTACATGGGCCTACGCGCCGCGCTCGATCGCGGCGAGACGCCGGCCGAGCTCAACGCTTCGATCAGCCGCACGCTCGCGGAGCTCACGGCGGCCGAGTCGCGGCTCAAGGAAGGTGCGAAGCGGACGAGCTTCGTGTCCACGGCGATCTCGAGCGGCGGCATCGTCGTGCGCGAGGGCGTCGAGGCTGCACTGCTCGTCGCGGCGCTGCTCGGCCTCGCGGCGCAGGCGGGCCACGCGGACAAGAAGCGCTACGTCCACGCGGGGTGGGCCGTGGCGATCGTCCTCGGCATGCTCACGTTCCTCCTCTCACTCCGGCTCGTCACGATCTCGGGCGCGAAGCGCGAGCTCATCGAGGGCATCACGGCCCTGCTCGCGACGGCCGTGCTCTTCTACGTGAGCTACTCGCTGCTCGCGAAGCGCGAGGTCCAGCGCTGGATGCGCTTCCTCAAGGAGCACATCTCGCCCCGCAAGGCGGCGCTCTCGCTCTTCGGCGTCTCGTTCCTCGCGGCCTACCGCGAGGCGTTCGAGACCGTCCTCTTCTACCAGGCCCTGCTCGCATCCGACGCCTCGTCGCTCGCGGCCGTCGTGGGCGCCGCCGTCGGCGCGGTCGTGCTCGTGATCATCGTCTCGGCGTACACCCGGGCCGGACGTTTCGCGCCGCCGCAGGTCTTCTTCCGCATCTCGAGCTACCTGCTTTACGGTCTCGCGGTCGTGTTCATCGGCCAGGGCCTCTCGGCGTTGCAGATGGCGGGCGTCGTGCCGGCGCACCGCGTCGGCCTGCCGAGCGTGCCCGTCGTCGGCTTCTACCCGACGCTGGAGACGATCACCGCGCAGCTCATTCTCCTCGCGCTCGCGGTGGGCGCGTACGTGTGGAACAAGCGCTCGCCCGCAGCCGGCCCCCCGCCGCGTGGCGCCACGCCGGCGCCGGCGAAGGGCTAG
- a CDS encoding phosphoenolpyruvate carboxykinase (GTP), whose translation MNNQSLSAWVDEVARQTEPDRVVWCDGSEEEYRGLVQAMLRDGTLHELDQAAYPGCYLHRSHPSDVARTEHLTFICSDRAEGAGPTNNWMSPADARETVGRLFDRSMRGRTMYVVPYLMGPVGSPASKVGVEVTDSAYVAASMRIMTRMGKVALDHLGASTDFCRGLHSLGDLDPNRRFIAHFPEERLIWSVGSGYGGNALLGKKCFALRIASTMARDEGWLAEHMLIMGLEDPAGNVTYICAAFPSACGKTNLAMLVPPASQQGWKVWTVGDDIAWLRVGPDGRLWAVNPEAGFFGVAPGTSRKTNPNALATVQRNTIFTNVAMTRDRQPWWEGMDGQVPADLMDWQGRPWTPTSKEPAAHPNSRFCAPAKQCPCVSSLMEAPEGVPISAFVFGGRRAKLAPLVYEARDWAHGVYLGASMASETTAAATGKVGVVRRDPMAMRPFCGYNMGDYFGHWLELGRGRPAFPKVFHVNWFRTNDAGKILWPGFGENLRVLRWINERVHGRAKGRETALGIFPNEGEIDTSGLDLPASAMDDLFSIDREAWLADLTDQEAFFGSFGDKMPEEIWREHRTLRSHLQT comes from the coding sequence ATGAACAATCAGAGCCTTTCCGCGTGGGTCGACGAGGTGGCCCGCCAGACGGAGCCCGACCGCGTGGTGTGGTGTGATGGTTCCGAGGAAGAGTATCGCGGCCTCGTGCAGGCCATGCTCCGGGACGGCACGCTGCACGAGCTCGACCAGGCAGCGTACCCCGGGTGTTACCTGCATCGGAGCCATCCGTCCGACGTGGCGCGCACCGAGCACTTGACCTTCATCTGCTCGGATCGGGCCGAGGGCGCTGGGCCGACGAACAACTGGATGTCCCCTGCGGACGCACGCGAGACGGTCGGCCGGCTTTTCGACCGCTCGATGCGCGGACGGACGATGTACGTGGTCCCGTACCTGATGGGCCCGGTCGGCTCGCCCGCTTCGAAGGTCGGCGTCGAGGTCACGGACAGCGCTTATGTCGCGGCCAGCATGCGGATCATGACGCGCATGGGGAAGGTCGCGCTCGATCACCTGGGCGCGTCGACGGACTTCTGCCGGGGCCTGCACTCGCTCGGCGACCTCGATCCGAACCGCCGCTTCATCGCGCATTTCCCCGAGGAGCGCCTCATCTGGAGCGTGGGCTCGGGCTACGGCGGCAACGCGCTGCTCGGCAAGAAGTGCTTTGCGCTGCGCATCGCGAGCACGATGGCGCGCGACGAGGGCTGGCTTGCGGAGCACATGCTCATCATGGGGCTCGAGGATCCTGCGGGGAACGTCACGTACATCTGCGCTGCGTTCCCGAGCGCATGCGGCAAAACGAACCTGGCGATGCTCGTGCCGCCCGCGAGCCAGCAGGGCTGGAAGGTGTGGACCGTCGGCGACGACATCGCGTGGCTGCGCGTCGGCCCCGATGGTCGGCTCTGGGCGGTCAACCCCGAGGCAGGCTTCTTCGGCGTCGCCCCTGGCACGAGCCGGAAGACGAACCCGAATGCGCTCGCCACGGTCCAGCGCAACACGATCTTCACGAACGTGGCGATGACGCGGGACCGGCAGCCATGGTGGGAGGGCATGGACGGCCAGGTGCCGGCCGATCTCATGGACTGGCAGGGACGGCCGTGGACACCCACGAGCAAGGAGCCCGCGGCGCACCCGAACAGCCGTTTCTGCGCGCCGGCGAAGCAGTGTCCGTGTGTCTCGTCGCTGATGGAGGCGCCGGAGGGCGTGCCGATCAGCGCGTTCGTGTTCGGCGGCCGCAGGGCCAAGCTCGCTCCGCTCGTGTATGAGGCGCGCGACTGGGCGCACGGCGTGTATCTCGGCGCGTCGATGGCCTCGGAGACCACGGCGGCGGCCACGGGGAAGGTGGGCGTCGTGCGCCGTGACCCGATGGCGATGCGCCCGTTCTGTGGATACAACATGGGCGACTACTTCGGGCACTGGCTCGAGCTGGGGCGCGGGCGCCCGGCCTTCCCGAAGGTCTTCCACGTGAACTGGTTCCGCACGAACGATGCGGGCAAGATCCTCTGGCCCGGCTTCGGCGAGAACCTGCGCGTGCTGCGCTGGATCAACGAGCGCGTGCACGGCCGCGCGAAGGGCCGCGAGACCGCGCTCGGCATCTTCCCGAACGAGGGCGAGATCGACACGAGCGGGCTCGATCTCCCGGCGTCGGCGATGGATGATCTCTTCTCGATCGATCGCGAAGCGTGGCTCGCGGATCTCACCGATCAGGAGGCGTTCTTCGGATCGTTCGGCGACAAGATGCCCGAGGAGATCTGGCGCGAGCACCGCACGCTCCGATCGCACCTCCAGACCTGA
- a CDS encoding GNAT family N-acetyltransferase: protein MSRIYVPQLDDALVAEAARQTHVIWSGGRSVDAYIEAQRAQLRRAGPAILRYTGLLDDTGRLVAGIKRYGLSVSVPGGGKAPGVGIGAVFTRPEARGTGAASELLRAVLEEARANGVALALLFSDIDPGFYERLGFVALPALEHTTTTSALPAETSLDVRPSTPEDERWMLDTYDASWDPSFVRPARTLEILRYFRFRNHGDLGWILRRDGRDVGYVLAALHGGNRDDGAEPPPRTLWVDEWAAPGIPRDDILGALRRIAFTEGAAHVASWLPPPLEGEPFVARNRPTAIAMVLALGGGFPMIDPGKTFFGSLDHF from the coding sequence GTGAGCCGCATCTACGTACCTCAGCTCGATGATGCGCTCGTCGCTGAAGCGGCGCGGCAGACGCACGTGATCTGGTCGGGCGGCCGTTCGGTCGACGCGTACATCGAGGCCCAGCGCGCGCAACTTCGCCGCGCCGGGCCTGCGATCCTGCGGTACACGGGCCTGCTCGACGACACGGGGCGGCTCGTCGCAGGCATCAAGCGGTACGGCCTGTCCGTGAGCGTTCCTGGCGGCGGCAAGGCCCCGGGCGTGGGCATCGGCGCGGTCTTCACGCGGCCCGAAGCGCGCGGGACCGGCGCCGCGAGCGAGCTTCTTCGCGCCGTGCTCGAAGAAGCGCGCGCGAACGGCGTCGCGCTCGCGCTTCTTTTTTCGGACATCGATCCCGGTTTCTACGAGCGGCTCGGCTTCGTCGCGTTGCCCGCGCTCGAGCACACGACGACCACCTCTGCGCTCCCCGCGGAAACGTCGCTCGACGTGCGTCCTTCCACGCCCGAGGACGAGCGCTGGATGCTCGACACGTACGACGCGTCCTGGGATCCGTCGTTCGTGCGGCCCGCGCGCACGCTCGAGATCCTGCGGTACTTCCGCTTCCGCAACCACGGCGATCTCGGCTGGATCCTGCGCCGGGACGGGCGCGACGTCGGTTATGTGCTCGCCGCACTCCACGGCGGCAACCGCGACGACGGCGCCGAACCGCCGCCCCGCACGTTGTGGGTCGACGAGTGGGCCGCGCCCGGGATCCCGCGGGACGACATCCTCGGCGCCCTCCGACGGATCGCGTTCACCGAGGGCGCCGCGCACGTCGCGAGCTGGCTGCCTCCGCCCCTCGAAGGCGAACCGTTCGTCGCAAGAAACCGCCCCACGGCGATCGCGATGGTGCTTGCACTCGGCGGGGGTTTTCCCATGATCGATCCCGGAAAAACGTTTTTCGGGTCCTTGGATCACTTCTGA
- a CDS encoding serine/threonine-protein kinase, with protein sequence MATPPRGRGKRRLLDTCDVLSKRLTAEPGSPLRRAVVATVARAFDALVRTHAADAADVLLFACMRSGDPETLAILAEASVHPDVRQLLACHSRFTDAINAAATERGAEERMDAALAALEALVTELPQGASQRTEALRTALARLARGLDAVRAARALAPLAESATKEGSPLVSLEDALVALARLTASARRRFGDGESDEAPHSTLLGAHALALAAGMAREGGATPELQGAIEKLVEAARASVPAPLAVLASLVLPRLCILPGQRAGGAASEPDDLPTTDLPLPAWLPPRRTIGGYFVHRRLGGGAVGTVFVVTRAEERHDPNAERFALKVPDYDATAARSVSEAEFLKLFRDEAGALLSLPDHPNLTRFVTFDAGARPKPILVMELIEGVRADQLIDSRSLTIQTALALLDGVLAGLEAMHSVRIGHLDVKPSNIILRGGKGPVLVDFGLAGRHIRPGCATANYGAPEVWDVVPEGATATPLTADIYSFGCLAYEALTGDTLFDGPSDVALISAHLTHDGLPPKIRRLSQGRLASVGMFLFQCLRHNPEQRMTATSLRAELRRIAPEILRLRWPIAD encoded by the coding sequence ATGGCGACGCCACCCCGCGGCCGCGGCAAGCGCCGCCTGCTCGACACGTGCGACGTGCTCTCGAAGCGCCTCACCGCCGAGCCTGGCTCTCCCCTCCGCCGCGCCGTCGTCGCCACCGTCGCCCGCGCCTTCGACGCGCTCGTGCGCACCCACGCCGCCGACGCGGCCGACGTCCTGCTCTTCGCGTGCATGCGGAGCGGCGATCCCGAGACACTCGCGATCCTCGCCGAGGCGAGCGTCCACCCCGACGTCCGCCAGCTCCTCGCCTGCCACTCCCGCTTCACCGACGCGATCAACGCTGCCGCGACCGAGCGCGGCGCCGAGGAGCGCATGGACGCTGCCCTCGCCGCGCTCGAAGCCCTCGTCACCGAGCTCCCGCAGGGCGCCTCGCAGCGCACCGAGGCCTTGCGCACCGCCCTCGCCCGCCTCGCCCGTGGACTCGACGCCGTCCGCGCCGCGCGCGCCCTCGCGCCGCTCGCCGAGTCCGCCACGAAGGAAGGGTCTCCCCTCGTCTCCCTCGAAGACGCGCTCGTCGCGCTCGCGCGCCTCACGGCCTCCGCGCGACGCCGCTTCGGCGACGGCGAGAGCGACGAGGCCCCGCACTCCACGCTCCTCGGCGCCCACGCCCTCGCGCTCGCGGCCGGCATGGCCCGCGAAGGCGGCGCCACGCCCGAGCTCCAGGGCGCCATCGAAAAACTCGTCGAGGCCGCCCGCGCCTCCGTCCCGGCCCCGCTCGCCGTCCTCGCCTCGCTCGTCCTGCCGCGCCTCTGCATCCTGCCCGGCCAGCGCGCCGGCGGCGCCGCGAGCGAGCCCGACGACCTGCCCACGACCGATCTCCCCCTGCCCGCGTGGCTCCCGCCGCGCCGCACCATCGGCGGCTACTTCGTCCACCGCAGGCTCGGCGGCGGCGCGGTCGGCACGGTCTTCGTCGTCACGCGCGCCGAGGAGCGGCACGACCCGAACGCCGAGCGTTTTGCCCTCAAAGTACCCGACTACGACGCCACGGCCGCGCGCAGCGTCTCCGAGGCCGAGTTCTTGAAGCTCTTCCGCGACGAGGCCGGCGCGCTGCTCTCGCTGCCCGATCATCCGAACCTGACGCGCTTCGTCACGTTCGACGCCGGCGCGCGGCCGAAGCCAATCCTCGTGATGGAGCTCATCGAGGGCGTGCGCGCCGACCAGCTCATCGACAGCCGGAGCCTCACGATCCAGACGGCGCTCGCCCTGCTCGACGGCGTGCTCGCGGGCCTCGAAGCGATGCACTCGGTCCGCATCGGCCACCTCGACGTCAAGCCCTCGAACATCATCCTCCGCGGCGGCAAGGGTCCGGTGCTCGTCGACTTCGGCCTCGCCGGCCGGCACATCCGGCCTGGCTGCGCCACCGCGAACTACGGCGCGCCCGAGGTATGGGACGTCGTGCCCGAGGGCGCGACCGCGACGCCGCTCACGGCCGACATCTACAGCTTCGGCTGCCTCGCCTACGAGGCGCTCACCGGCGACACGCTCTTCGACGGGCCGAGCGACGTCGCGCTGATCTCGGCGCACCTGACGCACGACGGCCTGCCCCCGAAGATCCGCCGCCTCTCGCAGGGCCGGCTCGCCTCGGTGGGCATGTTCCTGTTCCAGTGCCTGCGCCACAACCCGGAGCAACGCATGACGGCCACGTCCCTGCGCGCCGAGCTCCGCCGCATCGCCCCCGAAATCCTGCGCCTCCGCTGGCCGATCGCGGACTAA
- a CDS encoding metallophosphoesterase: MLPERGKLIVATDLQGHVDDFERIAAIFERAAREPDGAVLVVTGDLVHGPELAEMDWPDYLGSYYEGDSPEVLERARDLQNRYPGRVHYLLGNHEHAHVGGPIVAKFFPDEAMRLEELLGDEGTLAMRTWFRTWPFVAVAPKAQLVMLHAAPHARIQSRDDLENLSLDGCTGLTLEEMAARGTLGALLWARTTSSERAWAFLRAIHPNARVAVYGHDVARTGYAIDREPMLCVSTSFGCFDGDKMYLEWDLAEAAANAEDVARRGLRLLHPGAPAVHRVAF, translated from the coding sequence GTGCTTCCAGAACGCGGCAAGCTCATCGTCGCCACGGACCTGCAGGGTCACGTGGACGACTTCGAGCGTATTGCTGCCATTTTCGAACGCGCCGCCCGCGAGCCGGACGGGGCCGTCCTGGTCGTCACGGGCGACCTGGTACATGGGCCCGAGCTCGCCGAGATGGATTGGCCCGACTACCTCGGCAGCTACTACGAAGGCGACTCGCCGGAGGTGCTCGAACGAGCGCGGGACTTGCAAAACAGGTACCCGGGGCGTGTTCACTATCTGCTCGGCAATCACGAGCACGCGCACGTGGGCGGCCCGATCGTCGCGAAGTTCTTCCCGGACGAAGCGATGCGGCTCGAGGAGCTGCTCGGTGACGAGGGCACGCTGGCGATGCGCACCTGGTTCCGAACATGGCCGTTCGTCGCGGTGGCCCCGAAGGCACAGCTCGTCATGCTGCATGCGGCGCCGCACGCGCGCATCCAGAGCCGCGACGATCTCGAGAACCTGTCGCTCGACGGGTGTACGGGCCTGACGCTCGAAGAGATGGCCGCCCGCGGGACGCTCGGCGCATTGCTTTGGGCTCGGACGACCTCGTCCGAGCGCGCCTGGGCCTTCCTGCGCGCCATCCATCCGAACGCGCGCGTCGCCGTGTACGGCCATGACGTCGCGCGGACGGGCTACGCGATCGATCGTGAGCCGATGCTCTGCGTGTCGACGAGCTTCGGCTGCTTCGATGGGGACAAGATGTATCTGGAGTGGGATCTCGCGGAGGCCGCGGCGAACGCCGAGGATGTGGCCCGCCGAGGCCTCCGGCTCTTGCACCCGGGGGCCCCAGCGGTTCACCGGGTCGCGTTCTAG
- a CDS encoding kynureninase/PvdN C-terminal domain-containing protein, whose translation MSDEAGRALDLGAFRAAYGRFLTGDRVLLTGHSHQAWPDVSRAAMIEAFDDAARFVDDKWSRAVFPKMESVGRRILGRLGFDEGDAIAFGKSTHELVTRLLSCFPLASAPRVVTTRSEFHSLHRQLSRLAEDGLRVTWVDTADRESLVDRFLEAIVPGTSLVALSAVLFEDAFVVPRIGEIAARAVEVGAVPLVDAYHGFNVVPIAWGPAKDALFVTAGGYKYAQLGEGICFLRFPATTNLRPADTGWFAHFSALEGERTETVGYGPGGARFSGATFDATPVYRADAVLRHWDAFGLDVPALRAISLRQTRSILATLDAAGIAEHVASSRVDERRGAFVAVRSPGAGRVVERLRARGIFVDSRGELVRIGPAPYLTDDEIERGTLAVAEEIRREVASS comes from the coding sequence ATGAGCGACGAGGCGGGGCGGGCGCTGGATCTCGGCGCGTTTCGGGCCGCGTACGGCCGGTTCTTGACGGGCGATCGCGTGCTGCTCACGGGCCACTCGCACCAGGCGTGGCCCGATGTGTCGCGCGCGGCGATGATCGAGGCGTTCGACGACGCCGCGCGGTTCGTGGACGACAAGTGGTCCCGCGCGGTCTTCCCGAAGATGGAGTCCGTCGGGCGCCGGATCCTCGGGCGGCTCGGCTTCGACGAGGGGGACGCGATCGCCTTCGGCAAGAGCACGCACGAGCTCGTCACGCGATTGCTCTCGTGTTTCCCGCTCGCCTCGGCGCCGCGCGTGGTCACGACGCGGTCGGAGTTTCATTCGTTGCACCGCCAACTATCGCGGCTCGCGGAGGACGGCCTGCGCGTCACGTGGGTCGACACGGCGGATCGCGAGAGCCTCGTGGATCGTTTCCTCGAAGCGATCGTGCCCGGCACGAGCCTCGTCGCGCTCTCGGCCGTGCTCTTCGAGGACGCGTTCGTCGTGCCGCGGATCGGCGAGATCGCGGCGCGGGCGGTGGAGGTCGGCGCTGTCCCGCTCGTCGATGCGTACCACGGGTTCAACGTGGTGCCGATCGCGTGGGGACCTGCGAAGGACGCGCTCTTCGTGACGGCCGGCGGCTACAAGTACGCGCAGCTCGGGGAGGGGATCTGCTTCTTGCGGTTCCCTGCAACGACAAACCTTCGGCCGGCGGACACCGGCTGGTTCGCGCATTTTTCGGCGCTCGAAGGCGAGCGCACGGAGACCGTGGGGTACGGGCCGGGCGGCGCGCGGTTCTCGGGCGCGACGTTTGATGCCACGCCGGTCTATCGCGCCGACGCCGTGCTCCGGCACTGGGACGCGTTCGGGCTCGACGTTCCGGCTCTCCGCGCGATCTCGCTGCGGCAAACACGCAGCATCCTCGCGACGCTCGACGCGGCGGGGATCGCCGAGCACGTGGCATCGTCACGCGTGGACGAGCGGCGCGGAGCTTTTGTTGCCGTACGATCTCCTGGTGCTGGGCGGGTCGTCGAGCGGCTCCGCGCGCGCGGGATCTTCGTCGACTCGCGCGGCGAACTCGTGCGGATCGGCCCCGCGCCTTACCTCACGGACGACGAGATCGAGCGCGGCACGCTCGCCGTCGCCGAGGAGATTCGCCGGGAGGTCGCGTCGTCGTGA